ACAACCATTTATATTTTGATCGTCTAGCAAACCCGGATTAAATGCAATGTTTTTTGATAGAGAAAAAAGATTTCTAGCGTATGAACTTGCCGCTCTTGATTGATACGTTGTTTTTAAGGTGTTATAGACTACGCCATGGTATAAATGCAACATGATTTGATATTCTTCCACTGAATTTTCATTTGAAACGACCGATATTCCATCTTCTACAAAGTTTAATGATGCAGTCTCTGGCGAGTCTTCAGTTTTTCTTATTATGTAATAGAACTCATTTAAATGCTTTTGCTTAAAACTCTCCCCAAATTCAGTTCTAGGATTCCAGATAATCTGATCTGTAGTTAGTCTTGGTACTTGATTCGTTACGCACCCATTCATTAATAAAACCAGAGAAAAATAAACGATACAATTCAATATCTTCATTGTTGTGTCTCCAAACGCAATTTCTGATATTTATTGTCTAGAATTATCACAATGTTTTCTGCATGTATAGTAGCAGAGGGATGGTGAGCAGACCTTGAGAGTGTTATTACTCCGGCTTCCAGGGGTTAATGACTTTAATGCCGCAGCCGTCAAAGTCCTTCGTATTTCTCGTTGCGATGGATGCGTTTTGCGCTTTAACGATTGCGGCGATCATTAAGTCTACGGCATCAGTATTGAATCCTTCTTTCTCGCGCTTTGCCGCGATGCTTCCATAAATAAAAGCGGCTTCTTCATCAAATGAATAAATACGCCCGCGAAACGCTTCATTGATAAAAGCCGAAAAGCTGCGCTCGAGTGCGCTACGACGCTTGCCTTTGGGGAGACGCGCCAGCCCTCTTTGAATTTCCGCAACGGTTATCGTGGTTAATGACAAATCCGTTGGTTTGTGCGCCGCGACCCATGCTTTCACATTTTCATGCGGCTTTTCGCGCATGAGTTCCGAAATCACATTTGTATCAAGAATAATCATCAGTCAAAATCGACAGGCTTACGTTGAGATTTTCGCTTCGGCAGTTCGACGTTAACGCCGCGCTTTGCGCCAAAATGCTTTTCAGCCAAATCGAGGATGCTAACCGGTTTTAAGCGATTGGCTTGGGACGCTTCTCTCAGGACTTGGCGGACATAAGACTCAAGAGAAAGCCCCGATTGGGCCGCATGGACGCGCAGCGCTTCTTTTGTTTGATCGGGCAAATCACGAATGGTGATGCTGGCCATAGAAATCTCCTTTTGATATCATTGTAATCAACGCAATCAATGATGTCAAATGATTGTTTATTGTCATTTTTAGGGATTGAAACGACCGAAACGAGGGGAGGGCGAGTCTCCTGACGAGCCGCGAAGCAGCGAAACGCATTTTTTCAATTGCGGCTCACCAGGAGGTTCGCTCTCCCCAAAATTTGAATTGGACTTCTAACAATTCGCAAACTAAACGCGTTTGCGTTTGGAGGTGGGGAGGATGCTCATCTTCTCGCGGTATTTGGCGACGGTGCGCCGCGCGATGTTGAGGTCATAGTCGCGGTGAAGAATTTCGGTAATCTTTTGGTCAGAGAGCGGCTTTTTGATGTCTTCGTCTTCGATCAGGTTGCGGATGATTTCCATCACGCTTTTGGCTGACATATCGTCGCCGCCAGTCGAGTCTAACCCCGTCGAGAAAAAGTATTTCAACTCAAACAACCCGCGCGGCGTCTGAACGTATTTCTTGTTGACCACCCGGCACACGGTGGCTTCGTGAATGCCGAGCTCATCGGCGATGTCGCGCAGTTTCAGCGGCTTCATTGAGGTGAGGCCTTCATCTAAGAAACTTTCCTGCTTGTCCATGATGGCGCGGGTGACGCGGTATAGCGTGCGTTTGCGCTGCTCAATGTTGCGGATCAACCAGATAGCCGATTGAAATTTCTTCTTGATGAAATCGAGGTCTTCGCTGGAAACGCCGTCGGGGTTCTGCAGCATCTCTTTATAGCGGCGGCTGATGCGCAGCGGCGGCGCGGAGTCGTCGCTGACGCGCACCTGCCATTCATGGTCTATCTTTTCGACGAACACGTCAGGGCTGATGTATTCATTGCTCATCGCCTGATAGCGCATCCCCGGGCGTGGATCGAGTTGAGAGATGATGTCGGCGATTTCCTGCACATGCTTCTCGGTGACGCCCAGCGCCCGCGCAATTTCTTTCAGGCGTCGG
This Candidatus Hinthialibacter antarcticus DNA region includes the following protein-coding sequences:
- a CDS encoding type II toxin-antitoxin system VapC family toxin — translated: MIILDTNVISELMREKPHENVKAWVAAHKPTDLSLTTITVAEIQRGLARLPKGKRRSALERSFSAFINEAFRGRIYSFDEEAAFIYGSIAAKREKEGFNTDAVDLMIAAIVKAQNASIATRNTKDFDGCGIKVINPWKPE
- the rpoN gene encoding RNA polymerase factor sigma-54; translation: MDQRLQLQQKMSQRLIMTPQMQQSIQLLQLSTLELNELLQEEMVENPLLEDGEVNDINDDASNREEFSADSTPEEKEAPPSDSSDDSSDSLTDTGRIELDENWADYFADSSDIGSVTHGASSYSESEDDDSNMQIAQEVSLKDHLLWQLGISTNDSDEYTIGEYIIDQLDENGYLNIPLEDIALTFDKPVPEIERILKIFHRFEPPGIAARTLEECLEIQCRQLEIDDDDILQVIRNHMEELERRRLKEIARALGVTEKHVQEIADIISQLDPRPGMRYQAMSNEYISPDVFVEKIDHEWQVRVSDDSAPPLRISRRYKEMLQNPDGVSSEDLDFIKKKFQSAIWLIRNIEQRKRTLYRVTRAIMDKQESFLDEGLTSMKPLKLRDIADELGIHEATVCRVVNKKYVQTPRGLFELKYFFSTGLDSTGGDDMSAKSVMEIIRNLIEDEDIKKPLSDQKITEILHRDYDLNIARRTVAKYREKMSILPTSKRKRV